The uncultured Fusobacterium sp. DNA segment TCTCTCTAGGATTAAATAAAAAAAGAAAAGAGTATTACAGAGCTCTTTTAAAAGAATTAGGTTTAGGAATAGAAAATCAAATGGATACTGAAGTGAAATCTCTTTCTGGAGGCCAAAGACAATGTTTAGCTTTAATAATGGCTACTTTAAATAAACCCAAAGTACTACTATTAGATGAACATACAGCAGCTTTAGATCCTAAAACATCGAAGATAATTATGAATAAGACTAGAGAGATTGTAGAAAAAAATAGAATTTCAACTCTTATGATAACTCATAACCTTCAAGATGCTATAAATTATGGAAATAGATTGATAATGTTACATAATGGAGAGATCTTATTAGATGTAAAGGGAGAGGAGAAAAGAGATCTTACACCAGAAAAACTTTTAAAAGTATTTAATAGAGAGGAGATAAAAATAAAAGATAGTGAGTTATTCTCTGCATAATAAAATAATAGTTTAGTTCTTTACTCCTTTGTGTTATAATATAAAAATATATTGTTTTATAAAAGGGAGCAAAGGGAAATGAAGAAAATTAGAGTAACAGTACCAGAAGATATTTGGCGTCTTATGAAAAATGATGTTGAAGAATTTGGAATAAATAATAATAAACTTTGCAACTATATCCTTGAAAGATTTAAATATAACAAAAAGATGGATGCAGAAAAATTGTTGGAAACTCAAGGAAGACCAGTAAAAAAGATAATACAATTTGACTTAAATGTTTCTAATAGAGAGATATATTATGATGTTTTGAAAGCTAATGAAGTAGATGTAGAGGCAGAGTATTTTAGAGAACTATTTGAACTTTATACTTCAAAATTTAAGTATCAGAGAGAGCTTTTTATTTTTGAAGATAGAGTAAAAATGATTTTAGAGGGAATAAAAGAGAAAAAGAAGATAAAGATAAAATATCTGAGCAGAGTTTTTAATGTAGAACCTTATTTTATAAAAAGAGAGGAGAGAGGGGATGAAAACTTTCTTTTCTGTTATGATGAGGAGAAGAAAAACTATGCTAACTTTAAATTAAAAGAGCTTGAAATAATTTCTATTCTTGATGAAAAGATAAAAGGGAAAGATAAGAAATTTATTGAAAATATGCGTAAAAATTTCGACCCATTTTTTGGTAATGGAAATATAGTTAAAGTTAGACTTACAGAAGAGGGAGAGAGTCTTTTAAAGAGTTTTACTAACTATCGTCCAAAACTTTTAAAAAAAGAGGGGCATGTTTATTTCTTTGAAGTAGCTAATGAAAATGCTAAGATCTATTTTAGACAATTTTCTAAAGAGGCAGAGATATTAGAGCCTAAAAAACTTCGTGAAGAGATAAGAGCTGAATATCTTGAGATATTAGAGTTATATAAAGATTAATATTGTAGAGGCTAAGAGTAGGGATAACTATTTTTAGTCTTTTTTTATTTAGCTAAGCTAAGTTCTCTAGCACATCGCTATATTTTGACAAAGTACCTTTGCATTTAGCGATTATTAGTCAAGTTTAGTTATTTCTATTTCTTTTTTAACATCAATTTGACTTCATGTCAACGAATAAAGAATTCCTAGGCTCATTCCGTTGAAAATGTAAAACTCGCTCCACAAGCTCCGCTTAAACACGTTACATTTTCTTAACTGCATTTCGCTGAGGGATTCTAATATTCACTTCCGAATTACGTCAACTTGATGTTAGGGAATATATTTTTACTTTAATTATTAGAATGATAAATATAAGTTTGTAATATAAATAAGATAATAGTTACTATTTTTGATTATATTAATATTATTGAATAAATGAGCACTTATAAAAATTTATTATAGATATATTTTAAACTTCAAACCTTTTCTATTGACAAATTTATATTTATTGAATATAATGATTGTATAAAAGATAAGGAGGTGCCAAAATGTTACCATTAGCTTTTGCAGAACTAAATAAAGAGGTTACTATAAAAGATATAAGAGGAACTGGTTGTTGTAAAGGGCAATTACTAGAAAAAGGTTTTTGTATAGGTAAAAAACTTTGTGTACTAAAAGACGGAAATGGTGGAGTTATTGTTAAAATGAATAACTGTAAGTATGCTTTGAATTTTGGTTTGGCATCTAAGATAATAGTAGAGATATAAAAAATAATATATTTAGATTAGGCAGCCTTTAGGCTGCTATTATTTAGAAATAATACTTTGATAGACAAAAGTTATGTGTTAGAAATCTTATGGAGGTAAAATAGATGAAGTTATGTGATTTAAAGAATGGAGAGAAAGCTAAAATAGTTAAAATTGGCAGAATAGGGGAATTGAAAAAAAGACTAGTAGACATGGGAGTAACTGCTGGAG contains these protein-coding regions:
- a CDS encoding ABC transporter ATP-binding protein; its protein translation is MLRIDNIKKSFENELGEVKNVFNGLNLNIEQGDFISIIGSNGAGKSTLLDTITGNIIPDSGKINIDGKDITNMPKHKRGSFISKVYQNPSVGTAPSMTVFENLSMADNKGKTFGFSLGLNKKRKEYYRALLKELGLGIENQMDTEVKSLSGGQRQCLALIMATLNKPKVLLLDEHTAALDPKTSKIIMNKTREIVEKNRISTLMITHNLQDAINYGNRLIMLHNGEILLDVKGEEKRDLTPEKLLKVFNREEIKIKDSELFSA
- a CDS encoding WYL domain-containing protein — translated: MKKIRVTVPEDIWRLMKNDVEEFGINNNKLCNYILERFKYNKKMDAEKLLETQGRPVKKIIQFDLNVSNREIYYDVLKANEVDVEAEYFRELFELYTSKFKYQRELFIFEDRVKMILEGIKEKKKIKIKYLSRVFNVEPYFIKREERGDENFLFCYDEEKKNYANFKLKELEIISILDEKIKGKDKKFIENMRKNFDPFFGNGNIVKVRLTEEGESLLKSFTNYRPKLLKKEGHVYFFEVANENAKIYFRQFSKEAEILEPKKLREEIRAEYLEILELYKD
- a CDS encoding FeoA family protein, producing MLPLAFAELNKEVTIKDIRGTGCCKGQLLEKGFCIGKKLCVLKDGNGGVIVKMNNCKYALNFGLASKIIVEI